A genomic segment from Juglans regia cultivar Chandler chromosome 14, Walnut 2.0, whole genome shotgun sequence encodes:
- the LOC108980573 gene encoding nuclear pore complex protein NUP1-like has protein sequence METTREGNPYDVVSEDGLGTGGKFRKRPFRRTNHTTPYDRPPTALRNPSIAGTANNNSNGWLSRLVDPAQRLITSSAHRIFSSVFRKRLTQPPPPLQQPQTQPSTSEAKQEVRDNHRDARDQHNEAVVTDSPGMQQRATDRGDKPSGSSDRGGLTELEQILKQKTFTRSEIDRLTALLHSKTDDVPIGHDEKKSEVIPPEPVISYDRKEEFPIAQALENTIGSSLISTPVISSRVLDEDVASPAELAKAYMGSRPSKVSPSMLGIRNQAYGEDSNMISSQHFPPKSSIMPLVPRSPGNAGYPENGFTTPRSRGKSTIYSMGRTPYSRVHPTSTQGVGPIVAYDGPSSSSPAAAAWEQNKLYGSRQGALKRRSSVLYNDIGPVGPIRRIRHKPSLLSSRGLSFPVSDSGVVPGAAQYPSSSTQKPLLLEKSKENSTKMSIENGDNSVPGTSFTPVPTKSSEMASKILQQLEKIVSPKEKSSYLKVVSVRDSSPTKLSPSMLHGRALRSLETVESPKFLENVRDNRKLVVSLDTSLPDALDTTSQRQNKDENALVKLVAPCDRSVSVVNCIDYKSPNKDTLPSVKTTNSAVMNFVTLPLQKKQAFQMSAHEDYFELDDDSPDGAALVKEREKVDVSVVGSKIHDAKAVTLEEPPSLMGFKPPSSSELNQKNNLVSSDGPVVAEKSTGFAFPNATFTNTAVQPSLLVTQPTLTSDKSVSPEQLNVAPPMYGLEGKVASSKEPNATSRVVSFLPVSSADNGPKFIFASSSSASESTSLKFGVCSGQKPEISNSFLTVGATNSVPKVPELDKADNKNNSDAGVTSRTAEIALPSAASSPMATSSIGANVTANNSSLNNGSLASSPSSFSSPVPPLVFNNVFSQNSSNSSTLTVTSTSGGNSSATTPTTALTSINGSVSLSTSAVAAPSFLATPTFKFGSTGPLTSASPVTDTSGVESEAAKTRPETSFGNLKSSPFVGMSAANASSGSSIFSFGAAATTSTANNQSGSSVFGTGSESVQSAKASLAETGVSSLTNSMPVQFSSSVPSFGLAGNTAFSSGSSLFSASTTAKLFSSGSASSHEANSSSAIDGSTSSLFGSSWLPTKPPIFGSAINSISASAGSSFSASTASVAATTTPSTGFSFPASTASVPVTTLPSSVFSFPASTASVPATTLPSSVFSFPASTASGAAKSSSTVFPFTAAAAATSPLTGFSFAASTPSASVTGSAPVVFGSSIGASSGPTFSFTSAMAVPSSQPVFGNPNSGFTFNSASSGNNDQMNMEDSMAEDTFQAPTPTVPVFGQPLVSPPQSSFVFGSTTPSAPNNPFQFGAQQSSATSQNQPPFQATNSLGGSFSVGAGGGDKSGRKIIRVNRNKARKK, from the exons GATTCTCCTGGTATGCAACAAAGAGCCACTGATCGTGGTGACAAGCCAAGTGGTAGTTCTGACAGAGGCGGCTTGACTGAGCTTGAGCAAATTTTAAAGCAGAAGACCTTTACCAG ATCTGAGATTGATCGTTTGACAGCCTTGTTGCATTCAAAAACTGATGATGTACCTATTGGGCATGACGAGAAAAAGTCTGAAGTGATTCCACCAGAGCCAGTGATCTCTTATGATAGAAAGGAGGAATTTCCAATAGCTCAAGCTTTAGAAAATACGATTGGGAGTAGCCTCATTTCAACCCCTGTCATTAGTTCAAGA GTCCTTGATGAGGATGTTGCTTCACCTGCAGAGCTTGCAAAAGCTTACATGGGCAGTAGGCCTTCAAAAGTATCACCATCAATGCTTGGTATTCGCAATCAAGCATATGGGGAAGATTCCAATATGATAAGCAGTCAACATTTTCCGCCAAAATCGTCCATTATGCCACTTGTGCCCCGGTCTCCTGGTAATGCTGGGTATCCAGAAAATGGTTTTACAACACCGAGATCTCGAGGGAAATCGACAATATACAGCATGGGTCGAACTCCATATTCCAGAGTTCATCCAACCTCTACCCAGGGTGTTGGGCCCATTGTTGCTTATGATGGGCCTTCATCATCATCTCCGGCTGCAGCTGCTTGGGAGCAGAATAAACTTTATGGCTCTAGACAAGGG GCTTTGAAACGCAGAAGTTCAGTCTTGTATAATGATATAGGACCTGTTGGTCCTATACGTAGAATCCGTCATAAACCCAGTCTTTTATCTTCAAGAGGCTTGAGTTTTCCGGTTTCTGATAGTGGAGTCGTTCCTGGTGCTGCTCAATATCCTTCATCTTCAACGCAGAAGCCACTTTTATTGGAAAAGTCTAAGGAGAACTCGACAAAGATGTCGATAGAAAATGGAGATAACAGTGTGCCAGGTACAAGTTTTACCCCTGTTCCGACCAAGTCCAGTGAGATGGCTTCAAAAATATTGCAGCAACTTGAAAAGATAGTTTCACCAAAAGAGAAATCATCTTACCTCAAGGTAGTTTCTGTGAGGGACAGCTCACCCACTAAGTTGTCGCCATCTATGTTGCATGGAAGAGCTCTCAGAAGCCTGGAGACTGTAGAATCACCTAAATTCTTGGAGAATGTACGAGATAATAGAAAATTGGTTGTATCACTAGACACGTCGTTACCCGATGCTCTAGACACCACTTCTCAAAGGCAAAACAAAGATGAAAATGCCCTTGTGAAGCTTGTTGCTCCTTGTGACAGGTCGGTCTCTGTAGTGAATTGCATAGATTATAAATCTCCAAACAAGGACACCTTGCCCAGTGTCAAGACTACAAATTCTGCCGTGATGAACTTTGTCACCCTTCCTCTGCAAAAGAAACAGGCTTTTCAGATGAGTGCACATGAG GATTATTTTGAGCTGGATGACGACTCTCCTGATGGGGCAGCACTTgttaaagagagagaaaaggttgATGTTTCTGTGGTGGGGAGTAAGATTCACGATGCTAAAGCTGTAACACTGGAGGAGCCTCCATCTCTGATGGGATTTAAGCCCCCTTCAAGTTCTGAattgaaccaaaaaaataatttggtaTCTTCTGATGGGCCTGTAGTTGCTGAAAAGAGTACTGGCTTTGCCTTTCCAAATGCCACTTTTACTAACACGGCTGTCCAACCTTCTCTGCTAGTGACACAGCCAACCTTGACATCTGATAAATCTGTGTCACCAGAGCAATTAAATGTAGCACCTCCAATGTATGGCTTGGAAGGTAAAGTTGCTTCATCCAAGGAACCAAATGCTACGTCCCGAGTTGTTAGCTTTTTACCTGTTTCAAGTGCTGACAATGGTCCGAAGTTTATATTTGCTTCCTCGTCTTCAGCTAGTGAATCCACTAGTCTCAAATTTGGTGTTTGTTCAGGTCAAAAACCAGAAATCTCAAACAG CTTTTTAACTGTTGGTGCAACCAATTCTGTACCAAAAGTACCTGAATTGGATAAAGCTGATAATAAGAATAATTCAGATGCTGGAGTCACTTCTAGGACAGCAGAAATTGCACTTCCATCTGCTGCATCATCACCAATGGCTACTTCTAGTATTGGTGCCAATGTCACTGCCAATAATTCTTCCTTAAATAATGGGTCTCTTGCTTCAAGCCCTTCTTCATTCTCTTCCCCCGTTCCACctcttgtttttaataatgttttcagTCAGAATTCATCCAATAGCTCTACACTCACTGTTACTTCCACCAGTGGCGGCAACAGCAGCGCCACAACCCCCACCACTGCCTTAACATCCATTAATGGCAGTGTCAGTCTTTCTACCTCGGCTGTAGCAGCACCTTCATTCTTGGCAACTCCTACTTTTAAATTCGGATCCACTGGTCCATTAACTTCAGCTTCACCAGTAACAGATACTTCTGGAGTAGAATCAGAAGCAGCCAAGACGAGGCCAGAGACCAGCTTTGGCAATCTCAAGAGCTCTCCCTTTGTTGGCATGTCTGCTGCAAATGCCAGTTCAGGGAGtagcattttttcttttggtgctGCCGCCACTACTTCAACAGCTAATAATCAATCAGGTTCTTCTGTTTTTGGCACTGGCAGTGAATCTGTGCAAAGTGCAAAGGCATCACTTGCTGAGACAGGGGTTTCATCTCTTACCAACAGCATGCCCGTGCAATTCAGTTCATCTGTGCCCTCGTTTGGATTGGCTGGGAATACAGCTTTCTCTTCTGGTAGTTCCCTGTTTTCTGCTTCTACTACTGCTAAACTTTTCAGTTCAGGTTCTGCTTCCTCTCATGAGGCAAACTCCAGTAGTGCCATTGATGGTTCTACTTCAAGCTTGTTTGGTTCCAGTTGGCTGCCTACAAAGCCTCCTATTTTTGGTTCAGCAATTAACTCTATATCCGCCTCAGCCGGTTCGTCCTTCTCAGCATCAACAGCTTCTGTTGCTGCAACTACAACCCCCTCAACTGGCTTTTCCTTCCCAGCATCTACAGCTTCTGTTCCTGTAACTACGTTACCCTCATCTGTGTTTTCCTTCCCAGCATCTACAGCTTCTGTTCCTGCAACTACGTTACCCTCATCTGTGTTTTCCTTCCCAGCATCTACAGCTTCTGGTGCTGCTAAATCATCCTCAACGGTGTTTCccttcacagctgctgcagcaGCTACATCTCCCTTGACTGGGTTTTCATTTGCAGCATCTACACCTTCTGCTTCTGTTACTGGCAGTGCACCTGTTGTATTTGGATCGTCTATTGGTGCATCATCTGGCCCCACTTTCTCATTCACTTCGGCTATGGCTGTTCCCTCATCACAGCCTGTCTTTGGTAACCCTAATTCAGGCTTCACATTTAATTCAGCTTCCTCAGGAAATAATGATCAAATGAATATGGAGGACAGCATGGCGGAGGATACCTTTCAAGCACCCACGCCTACAGTTCCAGTATTTGGTCAACCTCTCGTCTCACCTCCTCAATCCAGCTTTGTGTTTGGTTCAACAACTCCATCAGCACCCAATAATCCATTTCAATTTGGAGCCCAACAGAGCTCAGCCACCTCACAGAACCAGCCTCCATTTCAGGCTACAAACAGTTTAGGAGGGAGCTTCTCAGTGGGTGCTGGTGGCGGGGACAAGTCTGGTCGAAAAATTATCCGAGTTAATCGCAACAAGGCACGGAAGAAGTAA